Genomic segment of Colletotrichum destructivum chromosome 5, complete sequence:
TCAGCTATTTGATCTGCGTCGCCCTGTTCCTCTCTTGACCAAGGACCAAGGCTACGGCTTCCCGATCAAGAAGCTGATTCACATGACCACTGCCTCGCAAGAGAAGAAGATTCTATCTGCCGACAAGAGAATCATCAAGATCTGGGATGAGACCGATGGCACGCCATGGACTTCAGTCGAGCCTATCGTTGATCTCAACGACATGTAAGTGGCGAACTTTCGACTGTGTCTGGCGTTTCGCTGACCATTATGATTTAGTGCTTGGTGCAAGGACACCGGTATGCTTCTTACGGCCAATGAAGGCAAGTCACAGCATTCCTTCTTCGTTCCCAGCTTGGGACCAGCCCCAAGATGGTGTTCGTTCCTCGACAACATggtcgaggagatggcggaggaggtccGCTCGGAGACGTACGACAACTACAAGTTCTTGACGCTGCCCGAACTCAAGCAACTAAGCATGGAGCATCTTATCGGCAAAACCAATCTGCTCCGGCCGTACATGCATGGATACTTCGTCGCATCGAAGCTCTACGAGCAGGCTCGCCTCATCGCGAACCCATACGTctgggaagaggagaggacAAAGCGTatcaaggagaaggtcgagaaggagcgcGCCAGCAGAATCAGAGGCAAcaagaaggtcaaggtcaaCCAAAAgctcgccgacaagctcCTCAAGAAGCAGGAGAACAGAGAGGTTGTGGACACCCAggccggccttctcggcgacgaccGTTTCAGCAAGCtcttcgaggacgaggcctTCACCGTCGACGAGTCCACCTACGAATTCCGTGCTCTCAACCCCAGTACCAAGGTTGCCGCCAAGGATACTCACGAGATTGGTGTCAGTTCTGCTGCACGCCCTGTGGTAGACTCGGGCCCGAAGGGTCTCGGAAAGAAGGCTACCCAGGAATACGAAATGAAAATATCTTCTTCCAACCAGAAGCATGGGATGGAGAAAGACACCGCCCTCGGTACCAGGGTGCACAAGTCGGGCCGCATCAATAAGACGAACCGTGGAGATGCGTACGGCGAGAAGGCGGTCACGTTTGTTCCGCAAGGCAAGAAGAAGCATGGCGGACAGCAGCCCGATCACCACGACGACTCGAGGCCTCGGGATCACAAGAACAacgcgagaagaagcgccaGCACAAACACATTCCGAAGGCTATGAGGAGAAAAGCTACAACATCTCTGGGGAAATAATAATGGTACAAGGAAGAAGATTCTCTACGCCGCACGCAGACCCATGATCGTCAACCATCCATCCAGTCTCGGCCTCCTCAGCAAATGAATCCATTACACCAGCACCAGGCCAGTTGGCGGCTTGCAACCTCGAGATCCAAGCACCCTCtacttcctccttctcctcattTGCGACCCCATCTCATCAACTTGCGCTTCGACTCGGCCTGTGCGAGACCTTTTTCGAGATCCTCTGGCCGAAGTCTGGGTGTCGGCGGCACGTCATCAGCCAGTCTCGCGCGGCCGCGGTGGCTGCGTGGCGGGGACGAAGACTCCTTGACGGATCTGGGAAACTCGGTCCTCCGCGGCGTGAGAGCGGTAACGACTTTCCTGGCAGACTTGCGCATGGTCTCCCGGATTTTCCATTCACGCTTCTTGGCTACGTAgaacaagacggccatgCCGACTGTGCGGGGCAAAAGGCGGGTTAGCAAAACGGCGTTAAGCAGGAGTTTGggccttttcttcttcgtttctttctctttcttgcAAAGAGGGTTTTAACATACTTCCGAGAGCGCCAACTACAGAGACAACCACGATGATGGCAACCATGGCTTCGTGGGACAGGTTGACCGCCCCGGGGCTGTCGCCAGATGCCCCAGCCTCAGTATCGACCCCGTTTCCAGACGAACTGGCATCGCCGGGGGTGTCTGGGAAATAAGTCTCGGTCGCCAAAGGGAAAAAGTTGGAGGTTGTGGCCGACATGGTGAAGGCTAAAATGCCGCTCAAGGGGGCAAGTGTTAGGAAGGGCTGCAAGAAGGTTCAAGGGGCGCAGACAAGACAGAgtgggaagagaaaaaaggtGAAAACGGCGTCAGAATCGTATGAGTAGAGTAAGAAAACAAGCTGAACCAAAATCGAAAAGATACCCGGTGCCACGAACGTGGCCCAACCCACACTATTTACATCGTTCACGCACTCGAGGGGGGACTCCTCCATGGTTGTTTGGCGCCAATCACTGCTCCCCTACTCTGCCCTACAAGCAGCCATACAGAAAATGCACAGGTCAGGAAATGTGACAAGTTACAAGCGAACCCCCGTACCCTCATACGATTTGCAACACGGCACTTGTGTGCGTTGCGTCGTGGGCGCGAGAATAGGAACGCAGGAACCGTACCAAGGCACCCGGTTCACACTGGAAAGTCTGGGTCCGGTACGGTCGAAAGAGGCTCGCGATGCTCTCATTGGCGTTGAGCGCTCTCGAAGCGCCGGCACACAGCGCCTTCACATCGAAGAGCCGGGGTTCGGCAACCAATCAAGTGCCGTTGTGGGGATGGGCGGCTCGGGCGACCTCAGGGGGCCCATCAGGAACGACCTGTACCGAGTCCATTGCAGTTCCCATGTGTCTCTCTGCACTTGCATATCCGTTTGCACTGTATTCACATGGCCAAATCGCTTCAAGGAGAGGCGTCGTAGGTCCGCTGCTCACATCAGTGGATGCTATATCGGCGGAGCTTAATTGTGTGACCGAAATAGGGCTGGGCATGCGTTGGCTCGTTGGCCATGCAGTGTGACGGGTGAGCTTCTGGTGCTGATTGAAGGGCCTCAACCAGGAGACCATCTCTGTGGCGTTACCTCCTGTGACAGCATCTGCACTTCCCATCACTATCGCCTTTATGCCAAGTTTGCAAGCAAGATACGTTTGTTGAGTAGGCCGTGGCCTAATTTTGCCCGCCTCGGGCACGGGACAGACCGGTTCCGACGGTGATGCCTCCGAGGTGTCAGTTGCCGCTCGTTTTGTCTCCTGCTGGTAACTTTATCTTGGTGTATATTGACAATCCTTAGCCTTTGCTTGAAGATGGTTTGAAGCGGACAGTGGCCTTGTATTTATCAAGGGGGGGCGTGATAACTACCATGCGGCCTCGAGGCTTCGTAGTACTGGCCACCCAGCAAACTTTACATTGGGAGCGCAGATAGTATACCTGGGAATTAGTGTTCTTTTCTGTTGTGCTTCATCACATGGAGCGGAGTTCCGCCACCCGGTGTAGACCATTTGTTCCATGAGATGAATGCATAGCGGGGCCGCTAGGTCCCCGATTCGAATGTTGCATCCGACATGCTTGGGTCCTTTTACCTAGGAAAAGAACAGTCTGCGATGGTGGGCTGAAGTTCCATATGTCTGAGCCCAATGTGCCTACTCACCGTTTGTTTATTCCATCGAGCAATGGCGGCGAGGTCATTGTGTCATTGTCGTGTCATTATGGTGTGTTGAAAGTGTCGATCCGGCGATCTTGGAAGGCGAGATGTATGGACGCTCTTGACTTACCTACCTGACCAGGGAGGTACTTCTCGATGTTGTTCGGGGGAAAATAGCACCTGCCGCGTGCTTGGACGGACAATCACAACGACGGGTAGTTAAAATGCAACTTCTGCTCCTTACACAGGTACATGACAAGCAGTCAACACAACGTGCTTTCCCAGGGGCTACTCATTCACTTACCGCAACAGGCACTCCGAGAGATGCTTCCTAAATTACATCACAGATTCAGTGTACAAGTCTTCTCTCGTAAGATCCATCGGCTTTCCCTACGCACAGGTAGTCGTTCAATCGGTATCTCCTGACTTCACAACCCCGGTCCCTTCGTTTCTCAATAGCTTCGTCGTTCTCTCGTTGCCAGATTGGCAATCTTCTCCACCAATCTAACTTTATTCAAGCTTCCACATATTGGCCTCCGTTCCTCGTTCCAGTATTACCATAGACATCAGCCTCCCTTCGAACATGGCCGGTTCATCCAGCCCAGATCCGCCCCTGGCGGATCGAGGCTTACTTGAATACTCCCCCGGCTTATACGAGTCTCATTCAAAGAGACCCAGCCCCAAAGGTTTTCGACAGAATGACACTCCTGTCGCCAGGTCACCTTTCCGTGCGGAATCAGAGCCAGGTTTTCTCAGCCAACTGGGAAGCTCAACTACCACCAACGTCTCTCGAGATACAGACAGCCAATACCATATCAACCGGCTAGCAGGACGCGGTTCTAAGTCTCCGTTCTACCCAGCAGAAAATGAGCTAGCTTTCGAGACTATTGGATCCTTCTCTTTCGCACCACAGCCAAAACACAAACCTAATCAGTTTTCTGGTCTTCAGAAACAACTCAATATCGACTTCGAGGCTCTCGAAGCCCCTGCAGCTGAAACTGGGAATCCTTCCGTTGACACAGCGAGCCCTGATCACGACAACCCACGCATAGTCCGAGAACAAGCTGCTCCTATAAACAATCTCGATCATCATCGCGATATTTCCGGAACTCAGACTGAAGATtctgctcggcgtcgacatcaagaaaaaaacacccAATCGATATCTGATGCAAAAGATCCAAATACTGCCCAGTCCGGACTGGAGCATACGGGCAACCAGGCTGAGATGACAGACCACCATACCCATGGTAGAGCGGACGCAAAATATGAGCTTTACCCGACAGAAGACAAAACATCAAGACCAGGAGGAAACATTGTTAGTCACCGTCTGAACTCCACCATGGGGCGCGACCTGATCAGTCGTCCTTTTGCTGATGCCGACGCTATCCTTCCTGTGGCTCATCAGTTGTCTCCTCACGTATCACACGATAATTCGGACCTTGAAAACAATTCTACGACATTTCATTCCGGCCACCGAGGAGGAACCGATGGCACAACTCGACGCCCCCAGGCAACAGGCCGAGCCATGGAGACCACATCCCCAGCGAAAACGTCACGACCCTCTGATTGCAATACGGTCAAGAGATCCAGCCGCGAACATCGGCAGCATGCGTCTGTGCACAACAAGCGTCATTTCGAACCTGCCGAGACTCGATCGCGTACCCCGGTTGGCGATCTCGAAATGCCCCAGACACGCACTCCAAGTACTGGCCACAACCAGCGCCGAGAATCCCCTCGAGAGCAACCGACCCGACCACTCATTCATGAAGAACAAAGAGATGCGATATCTCGACGCACAAATTCGCGGCAATCAAACATCTCACGACATAAGCgctctcgtcatcatcaagaaCGACAAAACCAATCATCTCGAGGGGAACTTCCCTTCAAGAATGGAGCCGGCCATCAACCCGGGCAGACGACCTACGAGCAGAGTCGCGTCCAAAAAAGTCATATTGATGTACTCAAAAGCATAATGACCCATCACAACATGTTCCTCGAGGATGCGAAGTTGACGGAAGCGAACCTAAAATGCGAGATTGCGGGCCAGGAACAGCACATCGAAGCATTGGGTGCACGCCTGGAAAGCTCTCAACTGCAATaccaacaagaacaagatcGTCGGGAAGCCCTTGAATCTGAATTGGGGTTTCTTCAGCAGCAAAAGGACAAACTCGCTGCCATTGCAGCCAAGAGCAGCGACCGAACGCAAGAGCTGGAAAATGAGGTCTCCAGACTCCAAGCTCGGTCAGAGCAGGACAACATGGGTACGATCAGACTAGAGAACGAGCTTGCAGAGACAAAATCTAAACTCTCTAAGCTACAAGAAAAAAGCCGCGGGTACAAGGATTATCTCAACAAGGCCGTCATAGAGCAACAGAAGCTCTGGCAGCAATCCAAAGATATCAGCCagaaggccatcgacgatATGAGAAAGGAAAATCAGGAATCCGAAGAGAAGTTGCGCCTGGCTTTGAAGAAGAACCAAGAAGTTCAAGACGATCTAGATCACAAATTCAATGACAAAAGAGCAGCTCTTCACCAAGAATTGAATGCTGGTGAGTGTAGTTGACTATATGGCTTCGGAATGATCACAACTAACGATAGACAGCTGTCACCAGCATCAAAACCTTGGAGTCAGCCATGGAAAGGCTCGAAAGTGACTTGAATGCCGAGTCAATCAGAACCAAGGACTGCGAGGACCAGCTACGCGAGAGCAGATATCAAGAAATGTTATTGATGCGGGTCGAGGAGAGCATTGAGCGAATCTCCGATAAGATGGACAAAATGAACGTCCTCCCAGAGCATTTCAACACTGTGCCAACCAGTGTTACAGAAAGGTAAAATTCCAACTTGAACCTTAGCCAAACGAGTCAGTCTAACGAACACAGGTTGGAAGTAATTGCGGGATATGTACAATCGGCGCCACGAGCGGATGTTGAGGACGAGATCCGCCAGGCCTTGAAGGCCTTTCAGGGAGAAATGATGTCACAGTAAGTGTCAtatacttttttttttttgctctCCCTAAAGATTTCCAGATTTCTTCAAGGGGTAAAGGGCATGATGGCTCGACAGTCTACCATTGAAGGGAAGCTTCAGAGTCTTGAGAACAGCATTCAACACCAGTCAGCTTCAGACCAGACAGATCGCCAAGAACAACAGGGGAAACCACTGGAGCAACACTCCCataagagagagaagaacAAGTGTCTCCTTCAGCTTCTCCAGTC
This window contains:
- a CDS encoding Putative nucleolar protein 10/Enp2, with the protein product MKLTNPGTVPVYTVSGASTARPLPDWLARRRKRSLKNDPEYQNRVELLQDFEFEEASTCIRISEDGDWAVSAGTYKPQIHVHNLPQLSLSFARHTNSLTEKLTILSSDYSKTLLLQDDRRLEFHTPMGCHYTIRIPRYGRDLLYDRQSTEALVPAVGVDQDGLGEVFRLNLEIGRFMKSFQIDVGGDEEGAGLQGSIEAGSVNAAALAEGTHGLAAFGTSIGTVEFWDPRSKSRVARLGCQEGAITALDFSASGLSIATGSETGMVQLFDLRRPVPLLTKDQGYGFPIKKLIHMTTASQEKKILSADKRIIKIWDETDGTPWTSVEPIVDLNDIAWCKDTGMLLTANEGKSQHSFFVPSLGPAPRWCSFLDNMVEEMAEEVRSETYDNYKFLTLPELKQLSMEHLIGKTNLLRPYMHGYFVASKLYEQARLIANPYVWEEERTKRIKEKVEKERASRIRGNKKVKVNQKLADKLLKKQENREVVDTQAGLLGDDRFSKLFEDEAFTVDESTYEFRALNPSTKVAAKDTHEIGVSSAARPVVDSGPKGLGKKATQEYEMKISSSNQKHGMEKDTALGTRVHKSGRINKTNRGDAYGEKAVTFVPQGKKKHGGQQPDHHDDSRPRDHKNNARRSASTNTFRRL